The DNA segment CCTGGTTCTATATGTGTCATATGAACCACATACAACACATGATTTGTGTTATCATTTTATGTATCTTATGTTTATGACAACACAATCCAACAGGTTTAGGTGGATCATTGAAACATGTTTTGTAGTTTCACACCTTTTAGAGGCATGAAATCAAAAATTGTTCCCTATAACGGCAATCCATCAAGTCTTTTTTGCATATCGCCAAGAGATGATTCTTCGCGTTTTTACCCCCCTGGAACCGCCCCTGTTTACCTTAATGTGTATGACATCTCTCCTATCAACTCTTGTATATCGTGGACGGGCCTCGGTGCATTTCACACAGGTTTGGAAGGTAAGCTCAATTTTCTTCAATAATTTTACACCTATTTTGTGGGTATCATCTTTATTTTCGGGCAAACTACATGAACTAGGAACAAAATTTAACTCTTTTTCATGATTTTAGCAACCAAAGTGTCTATAATAAAACTTTAGTACATATTTCATGTCGtgttttttcttttactttttctGTTATTGGTGATGGGACAATATATTTATCATATTTAATTTAgttattataaatatataaattattattattgttacgtCTGATATAAAGTTGATTGCTAAAATTAGGAAAAAAACTGAAATTGATTTACCACATAACTTATTCCCATAGaggattaaaaaaaaattaaaacaatgtGCGCGTGTACATATGTGCGCCTGCGTATGTGTATTCTGATTGTTTCTTGTAACTTGTTATACAGTTCATGGTGTGGAATACGGTTTTGGATGTCACCAGGAATCAAAAAGTGGTATTTTTGGAATCGAGCCTCGAAAATACCCTGGATTCAAGTTTAGGGAATCTATTTTAATGGGTACCACAAAGTTATCAGTGATTCAAGTTCAAAGATTCATTGAGCTGCAATCTAATAACTACTATGGTGACACATATCACTTATTTGGGAAGAACTGCAATCATTTTTGTGAAGATATGTGTTACAAATTAACAGGGAACAAAATTCCCAAATGGATTAACCGGCTAGCCAGAATAGGTATGTCAAATTTGAATTTATTTACCTATAAGTGTGTCAATTTGGGTTAATTTATGTTTCAATTAAAAGAAAGGTCAAATGATCAAATAGGTTGAaaattgttaatattattattcattttagaaataatggattttaataatctcaactattgtCCGTTGGCCAGCAACGGTCCTAACTTTAAAAATTCTCACTAGCGGTCCCATCTTATCACATATTGGCCTTCAATGGAACctaactaacagaaccctaacgctgTTAGTCTCCGACcaccggaaaaacgtttttggttGGAAAAAAGttcctaaaggtccgatctatGGTTACAAACAGGTTTGGGATGAAAACTTTGAGTTTTCCGGCGAAAATGTAGTTTTTTCCAGCGACCTTAATAATTGAGGCTTTTTACTAGAAAATGATCCTAAAGGTgtgtaataaggttacaaagaggtttgagacGAAAAGGTTGAGTTTTCCGGTCAAAATGAAGTTTTCCTgtcaaaaacgtttttccggggACCGGAGACTAATAGCGTTAGCGTTCTGTTAGTCAGTATCCATTGAAAGCCAATATGTGAAAAGATGAGACCGCCAGTGGAATTTTTGAAGTTGTGACCGTTGCCAGCCAACGAGCAATAgataggattattaaaatccattattccatGATTTTATTCAATGATTAATATTATTAGTATATACTGCTATTTTGTGTTACtatattttaattatttattgtTTATAATCATTTAAAATGAgcataaaattttattttttggtCAACCCCAACCAACCAAGCCTAACCAATAAAATGAACCATTTCAACTTCAACCATTTTATGTGTTACCCAACCACTTAACTTATTCTTCTGTTTTGTAGGTTCATGTTGTCATTGCATTCTTCCAAATTCCATCAAGGGTTCTTCTCTTAAAAACGAATCAAACTCTTCCAACTATGAAAGCAAGAGTTTGAAAAATTCGTTTAGTTGTTTCGCGTCATTTTCAACGCATAATAAACTAAGAAAAATGTCAATATCTTCATTGTATAAACATTCACTCTACAAAGGATGTTTACCTCCATGGGACTTGCGGGTTGACTCACAAAGACTTTGCGATGATGAGTAAAGTGGTTTTATCGTTCTTGATGTAGTCGTAAGAAGGGTTGCACCTAAAGAAAAGGATTTTGATTTTTGAACAACCGGTTCAATTAAGAAATGAAAAGATCGAGGATTTAGATCATTATGTTCTTTATGGTTTTCTCATCTTGTTTGTATGAGCTTTTTGATTGAGTTGAACTTCTTTTTGTCTTTTCCAAACCTTTACTTTTCTGTTTTGACCCTTGAAAATTATAGTTATTCAAGATTGAGTTAAAGTTATGATCCAAGAAAATATACCTTCttgtattatatttttttttaaataataagaGTAAAAATGTActgtatattattgttttaacaCATATTTTTAAGTGGTACTGATGCGGTTACGTAAACATTCAAATCGCTCAAGAGTACTAATGATTTTATTCAAAAGATTCATATAACCCGAAATCAAAAGCTTAAAGCTTGCAATGTTTATTAAAATATCAAAAGTCCCCTAACAATTGAATCCTAAATCTTAATATATAGCCTAGGATAAATATGATAAAATggaaaattcaaatttcaaataaaagATAATTGAGTCCCTCATGCTCCTTCGTCATAATCCCTTGTtaacttttgttaactttttGCTAATCGTGTTTTTAAAATGCTTTCAAGAGGactttttgaaattaaaaaaaaaaaaaaaaaaaactgaaatttTCCTCCATCACTATACTTAGACTAATATTGTACTCAATGTGTAATATTTTTATAGAAGGCATAAAAATCTTAAGTTTTCTCCTCATTCTCATACTTGAGGTCAACATTGTCCTTAACGTATAGTGTGTTGGATAGAGGCTTTCAAAACGCAATGAATGTGACATGACTTTTCCCCCAAGAATTCACACGGTCAAAGTTTacaattacaatccacttattaagaccatggggtatggtttGGATAGTCCCCAAAGGGACCACCCGCCGCGTCACTGCCACATAAGCGAGACCTAAAGGGGATGGACCTacggggtgggggatgaacctctttatatatatatatatgcatgtagAGGTGTGTGTGTGGGAGAGAGGCTCGTGGCCATCGGCTTGTAGAGGACGGAGGAGCCGGACCTGGGGACAGCGCCGGAGCAAAGGGGTGGGGAAGACGGGGCGGTGAGCAAGGACGGGCCGGGGGACGAGCCCCATACCCCTCGCTCTAATAACTACTAATCAAAGTTGAGTATAAGAAATGTTATTGGTTTTAAGGGTCCCATCCCATGCTACATCCGAACGCCACACAACATGATTGAGGATCTGACATGACTTATGAGACTTTTAAAAAGGACAAGGAAATGATTGCTTGGTAAAAATTTATAAATCTAATTGTATGTATAAGATT comes from the Helianthus annuus cultivar XRQ/B chromosome 4, HanXRQr2.0-SUNRISE, whole genome shotgun sequence genome and includes:
- the LOC110935360 gene encoding deSI-like protein At4g17486 codes for the protein MFCSFTPFRGMKSKIVPYNGNPSSLFCISPRDDSSRFYPPGTAPVYLNVYDISPINSCISWTGLGAFHTGLEVHGVEYGFGCHQESKSGIFGIEPRKYPGFKFRESILMGTTKLSVIQVQRFIELQSNNYYGDTYHLFGKNCNHFCEDMCYKLTGNKIPKWINRLARIGSCCHCILPNSIKGSSLKNESNSSNYESKSLKNSFSCFASFSTHNKLRKMSISSLYKHSLYKGCLPPWDLRVDSQRLCDDE